AGGCGCTTAGCTCTGTGGCGATCCACGTCCCAAAGTCTGCGCGATCGCGCGAAGCACCTGCGGCTTCATCTGAACCCAGAGATGGCTCGAATCGACCTCGATCGAGCGGGCCGTTTCGCAGTCGGGCTCGTGACAGACCGCGCCGTTGACCAGCCCGTCGCTCGCGCTCCAGATCGCGGTCGCCGGAACCGGCAGCGGCGACGACGCCTCCTCAAGCATCGCGCGCACCGCCGGATCGTCGGCGCGCTGGCCGCTGACCAGCTCGAACACCCGCCACACATTGGTCGCGGTGGGTAGTCCGGCAAAGGGCGAGCTGACGGTGATCACCTCCCGCACCAGCTCCGGGCTGCGATGCGCCGCGATCCGCGCCATGATCCCGCCGAGCGAGACGCCGACCAACGTCACCTTTTCCCCGGTCTCGTCGCGAACCTGCGCGATCCGCTCGATCAGCCGCTCGCCCTCTGCCCCGATCGCGCGCGCGCCGAAATTGCGGCCCAGCGCCCAAGGGTAAGCGCGATAGCCGAGCGCATCGAGATAGCGGCGCATCACGATGTTGCTCATGTCGCTGTTGACCAGGCCAGGCAATGTCAGCACCGGACGCCCGTCGCCGCGCGGCTCGGCCAGCAACTCCTTCCACGCGAAGGGCAGCGACCCCAGCGACAGCGCCGCGCGCGGCCATTCGGCGAGCAGCGCGGATGCGGGCGGGGCCTTGGCTTCGACGTTCACGGGCATCGCATCACTCCTCGCGGACACAATCTCCGGCAAACCCCTCGGTTCCGCGCCGCGCGCACTCATGCTATGCTGTCGGCATGATCAGTGAAACCCATGTTTTGGAGCGTCCCCCCGAAGGCGCCGGTACCGACTGGACCATCCCCCAGAATTGGGAGGCATTCACCCGCGAAGAACACGCGGTGTGGGACACGCTGTACGAACGCCAGATCAAGCTGCTGCCCGGTCGTGCGTCAAAGGCGTATCTCCGCGGGCTCGACCTGCTCAAGCTGTCCGAGAGCGGCATTCCGAATTTCGAGGAGCTGTCCGAACGGCTGATGAAGGCGACGGGGTGGCAGGTGGTGGCTGTCCCCGGCCTCGTCCCCGACGACGTGTTCTTCGACCATATGGCCAACCGCCGCTTTGTCGCGGGCAATTTCATCCGCCGCGCCGATCAGCTCGACTATCTGCAGGAACCCGACGTCTTCCACGACGTGTTCGGCCATGTCCCGCTGCTCGCCGACCCGGTGTTCGCCGATTACATGGAAGCCTATGGCCGCGGCGGGCAGCGCGCGTTGCAGCATGGCGCGCTCAAGCAGCTATCGCGGCTCTATTGGTACACGGTCGAGTTCGGGCTGATTCAGGAGGATGACGATCTGCGCATCTATGGCGCGGGGATCGTCTCGAGCTATGGCGAAAGCCGCTTCGCGCTCGACAGCGACAGCCCGAACCGGATCGGCTTCGACCTCAAGCGGGTGATGCGGACCGAGTACCGCATCGACGATTTCCAGCAGAACTACTTCGTCATCCCCAGCTTCGACGAGCTGCTGCGCGTCACGATCGAAACCGATTTCGCGCCGCTTTACGACGAGATTCTGGCTCAGCCGGACATCGCGATTGCGGCGATCGAGCCGGGCGACCGGGTGATCACGCTGGGGACGCAGGACTATGCGCGGAGTCGGGACGCGGCCTGATCTGCCACCTCCGACGTCATCCCCGCGAAAGCGGGGACCCATCTCCCGGACGTGCCGCGCGCCGAACCGGTTAGTAAGTGGAAAGCATAGGAGATGGGTCCCCGCTTTCGCGGGGATGACGGTAACTGGCGGATTCCCTCACCAGCTCCCGAACCCCGGAGCCAGCCCCTGCCCGTCCGGGCCGGGCCGCGTGGTGCGTTCCCAGCCATAGCGCGTCCGCTTGCGCAGGCGCAGCGTCGGCCAGTCGCCCATCGGGGTCTTGCCGGCAAGGCGCAGACCGTGGCGGCGATAGGCGTTCGCGACCCGCTCGGCCTGCGTCTCCAGCAATCCGGCGAGGATCAGCGTCCCGCCCTCGGCCAGCACCGCGCTGATGCTCGGCGCGAGTTCGATCAGCGGGCCGGCGAGGACATTGGCGATGACGAGGTCATAGGGCGCGCGGCCGATCAGCAGCGGATGTTCCAGCCCCGCCGCGGCGGCGAGCGCGAGTTGCCCCTGCATCACGCCAAGCCGCACGCCGTTGATCGCGGCATTCTCCGCCGTCACATCGACCGCCACGGGATCGATGTCCGATGCCGTCGCATAAGCGCGCGGCCACAAATGCATCGCGGCAAAGGCGAGCAGGCCGGTGCCGGTGCCGATATCGACGAGGTTGTGGACCCGCTCCCCCCGCGCGCGCATCGCATCGAGCGTGCGCAGGCATCCGGCGGTGGTTTCGTGCGTGCCGGTGCCGAAGGCGCGGCTCGCCTCGATCTGGAAGGTCTTTGCGTCGACCGGCACCGTCCCGCGATTTGTAGAGGTATGGACATAGAAGCGCCCGGCATGAACCGGCGCGATCCCCTGCTGGCTGAGCGTCACCCAATCCTCATCGGGAATTTGCTCGACGACCTCCTTCGCCTTCTTCGCGCTGGGGACGAGCGTGCGGACGGCGGCGATCTCCGACTTGCCCGGCCTGGCCTCGAAATAGGCTTCGAGCTGCCAGGCGAACGGGTCGTCGGGGATCGTCTCGCTGGTCAGCAGCACCGGTGCGGGGTCGATGCCGGTCAGTTCAGCGCCCTCGAAGTCGATCGCTTCGGCTTCGTCGCGGGTACAGGGCAGGGTCAGTTTCCACGAACTCATCGAACGTAGCTCGCCCCGTTCACGTCGAGCACCGCGCCGGTCATCGACGCGGGGGCCTCCAGCGCGCAGAAGCGCGCCATCGTCGCAACCTCATCGGGCATCGCGACGCGGCCCAAGGGGATGTCGGCGAGCAATTTGTCGCCGCCGCGGCTGGCCAGATAGTCGTCGGCCATGCCGGTCATGGTGAAGCC
The genomic region above belongs to Sphingomonas sp. J315 and contains:
- a CDS encoding alpha/beta hydrolase; translation: MPVNVEAKAPPASALLAEWPRAALSLGSLPFAWKELLAEPRGDGRPVLTLPGLVNSDMSNIVMRRYLDALGYRAYPWALGRNFGARAIGAEGERLIERIAQVRDETGEKVTLVGVSLGGIMARIAAHRSPELVREVITVSSPFAGLPTATNVWRVFELVSGQRADDPAVRAMLEEASSPLPVPATAIWSASDGLVNGAVCHEPDCETARSIEVDSSHLWVQMKPQVLRAIAQTLGRGSPQS
- the phhA gene encoding phenylalanine 4-monooxygenase gives rise to the protein MISETHVLERPPEGAGTDWTIPQNWEAFTREEHAVWDTLYERQIKLLPGRASKAYLRGLDLLKLSESGIPNFEELSERLMKATGWQVVAVPGLVPDDVFFDHMANRRFVAGNFIRRADQLDYLQEPDVFHDVFGHVPLLADPVFADYMEAYGRGGQRALQHGALKQLSRLYWYTVEFGLIQEDDDLRIYGAGIVSSYGESRFALDSDSPNRIGFDLKRVMRTEYRIDDFQQNYFVIPSFDELLRVTIETDFAPLYDEILAQPDIAIAAIEPGDRVITLGTQDYARSRDAA
- a CDS encoding 50S ribosomal protein L11 methyltransferase, whose product is MSSWKLTLPCTRDEAEAIDFEGAELTGIDPAPVLLTSETIPDDPFAWQLEAYFEARPGKSEIAAVRTLVPSAKKAKEVVEQIPDEDWVTLSQQGIAPVHAGRFYVHTSTNRGTVPVDAKTFQIEASRAFGTGTHETTAGCLRTLDAMRARGERVHNLVDIGTGTGLLAFAAMHLWPRAYATASDIDPVAVDVTAENAAINGVRLGVMQGQLALAAAAGLEHPLLIGRAPYDLVIANVLAGPLIELAPSISAVLAEGGTLILAGLLETQAERVANAYRRHGLRLAGKTPMGDWPTLRLRKRTRYGWERTTRPGPDGQGLAPGFGSW